In one Arenibacter antarcticus genomic region, the following are encoded:
- a CDS encoding chemotaxis protein CheB, with amino-acid sequence MRSNTTQEKFPLVGVGASAGGIDSFKKFLKAVPPNSGMAYILVQHLSASHESILPEILSRSTTIPVQSITDDCEVEPDHIYVIPENKILEVTDHWLKLSPRKKNTPNMPIDLFFISLAKVHGAFAIGVVLSGTARDGTVGLREIKEHGGLTFAEDPRSATWEGMPKNAIEAGVVDFVLPVEEIPSKLIQVYSLYGTASNDEVNQKSVSDKDHIKKILSVVEQHSGVDFSYYKEPTILRRINRRLAICQMEIHSDYLEFLRVNKTEQESLFQDLLIKVTSFFRDPEVFEELGKTVFPKFLEDHGPDTPIRIWIPACSTGEEAYSLAIGLFDAFGGLTAGYNLHRTKIQIFATDISKTAINKARTGIYSPSEVKPLSEWQLEDYFIKTDGNYQVVKPIRDTIVFSIHNFLKDPPFGRLDLVSCRNVFIYLDPFLQKKVLATFHYALQEHGYLLIGRSESIGTPSDLFVPYSKGRKIYSRKPGSGRFLQVSHGSGYSKKIPIRAAEISTRASQTDFLKSAESTLISKYTPVGVIVDGHMEVVHIKGSIAPFLEPYVGKPGHELMKMVHKELAFELRTAIHKAKESLEPVIKEGIPMKIDREEFSVTIEIVPLNDIVDPYYLILFQKKSGHSSFLDRTWEKLKPTFTSLSKNNLQKHIASMERELEQARDDMRVINEDQDAYNEELQSANEEMLSSNEEMQSLNEELETSKEELQSINEEIILVNRELLEKQEEQNVTMDYLNAVIANLREPFVVLQSDFTIQSANASYYKRFNVNKNEIEGRHFFKVQDKIWDNPELHFLLQNVLPQKERIVDEEIVLQSPSGGEWTFMFNAREIVRDTKYGKSILLSIEDVTARKMTESYKNTIAKLNENNHKLDRYVHMASHELQEPLENIINYSDRLIKKGAFGAAEDQKILKKIASSAEGMSSLVTGLLDYARLSQYGGPFEQTDLNKVLEDTQLDLKLLIEQKRGELKIGPLPVLDAVPLQMQQLFYNLVGNAFIFSREGVPPVVEILSRPFPKKEIEKYPTLLPQRSYHELIIRDNGIGFNQKQGEQLFLIFQRLGQHSDYAGSGIGLSIAKKITDNHNGEIFAVSEKEKGAAFHVILPANQEA; translated from the coding sequence ATGAGATCAAACACAACCCAGGAAAAATTTCCATTGGTTGGGGTCGGGGCATCGGCGGGAGGAATAGATTCCTTTAAAAAATTTCTTAAAGCCGTTCCTCCTAATTCTGGAATGGCCTATATTTTAGTGCAACACCTCTCAGCTTCCCATGAGAGCATACTCCCAGAGATCCTCAGCAGGTCTACCACTATTCCTGTACAGAGTATTACCGATGACTGTGAAGTAGAACCGGATCACATCTACGTGATCCCCGAAAATAAAATATTGGAAGTAACAGACCATTGGTTAAAACTTTCCCCCCGTAAAAAGAATACTCCCAACATGCCTATAGACTTATTCTTCATTTCTTTAGCCAAAGTGCACGGAGCCTTTGCAATAGGGGTTGTACTCTCAGGTACCGCAAGGGACGGAACAGTTGGCCTAAGAGAAATCAAGGAACACGGCGGACTTACCTTTGCCGAGGACCCTAGGTCTGCAACATGGGAGGGCATGCCCAAAAACGCCATCGAAGCTGGGGTCGTAGACTTTGTCCTTCCCGTTGAGGAAATCCCCTCAAAACTTATTCAGGTGTACAGCCTTTATGGAACTGCTTCCAATGATGAGGTAAACCAAAAATCTGTATCGGATAAAGACCATATCAAAAAAATTCTTTCCGTTGTAGAGCAACATAGTGGGGTCGACTTTAGCTATTACAAAGAGCCGACTATTCTACGGCGTATCAATCGCAGATTGGCAATCTGCCAAATGGAAATCCATTCCGATTATCTTGAATTTCTTAGGGTAAACAAGACCGAACAAGAATCCCTGTTCCAAGACCTTCTTATTAAAGTAACCTCCTTTTTCCGTGATCCAGAAGTTTTCGAGGAACTGGGTAAGACGGTCTTTCCTAAGTTTTTAGAAGATCATGGCCCGGATACGCCCATCCGAATTTGGATTCCCGCTTGTTCCACTGGGGAAGAGGCGTACTCCCTTGCCATTGGACTTTTTGATGCTTTTGGCGGACTTACAGCTGGATATAACCTGCACAGGACAAAGATTCAGATATTTGCTACGGATATTTCTAAGACCGCCATAAACAAGGCACGTACTGGTATTTACAGTCCTTCCGAGGTGAAACCACTTTCAGAATGGCAGCTCGAGGATTATTTCATCAAGACTGATGGAAATTATCAGGTGGTTAAGCCTATTAGGGATACTATTGTGTTCTCTATCCATAATTTTCTAAAGGATCCACCATTCGGAAGATTAGATCTGGTGAGTTGCCGAAATGTGTTTATCTATCTGGATCCTTTTTTACAGAAAAAGGTGCTTGCTACCTTCCATTACGCCCTCCAAGAACATGGGTACCTACTTATTGGTAGGTCAGAGAGCATAGGCACCCCCTCAGATCTGTTCGTGCCATATTCCAAGGGAAGGAAAATCTATTCGCGTAAGCCTGGCTCTGGCCGTTTTCTGCAGGTTTCCCACGGGTCAGGATATAGTAAAAAAATTCCAATAAGAGCAGCAGAAATTTCTACTAGAGCTTCTCAAACAGATTTCTTGAAAAGTGCAGAATCTACCCTGATCTCTAAATATACTCCCGTGGGCGTCATCGTAGATGGGCATATGGAAGTCGTACATATTAAGGGGAGCATTGCCCCATTTTTAGAGCCATACGTTGGCAAACCTGGCCATGAACTGATGAAGATGGTACACAAGGAATTGGCCTTTGAACTGCGCACCGCTATTCACAAGGCAAAGGAATCCCTGGAGCCGGTAATCAAGGAAGGTATTCCTATGAAAATTGACAGGGAAGAATTCTCGGTTACTATAGAAATTGTGCCACTAAATGATATTGTAGACCCCTACTATCTTATCCTGTTCCAAAAAAAATCTGGACATTCTTCTTTTTTGGATAGGACTTGGGAAAAGCTGAAGCCAACCTTTACCTCCTTAAGTAAAAATAACTTACAGAAGCACATTGCGTCCATGGAAAGAGAACTGGAACAGGCACGTGATGATATGCGCGTAATTAACGAGGATCAAGACGCATACAATGAAGAACTGCAAAGTGCCAACGAGGAAATGTTGAGTAGTAATGAGGAGATGCAGAGTCTTAATGAGGAATTGGAAACATCCAAGGAAGAACTACAGTCCATCAACGAGGAGATTATTTTGGTAAACCGCGAACTGCTGGAAAAGCAGGAAGAGCAGAATGTTACCATGGACTATTTAAACGCAGTAATCGCAAACCTTAGGGAGCCGTTCGTAGTGCTCCAAAGTGATTTCACAATACAGTCTGCAAATGCCTCCTACTACAAGCGGTTTAACGTGAACAAAAATGAAATAGAGGGAAGACATTTCTTTAAGGTACAGGATAAAATTTGGGATAATCCAGAGTTGCATTTCCTGCTTCAAAATGTGCTTCCACAAAAGGAACGTATCGTTGATGAAGAAATAGTTCTCCAGTCTCCATCTGGTGGGGAATGGACGTTTATGTTCAACGCAAGGGAGATTGTACGGGATACTAAATACGGAAAATCGATCCTGTTATCAATAGAGGACGTCACCGCAAGAAAAATGACTGAAAGCTATAAAAACACTATAGCGAAGCTCAACGAAAACAACCATAAACTGGACCGCTATGTCCACATGGCCAGTCATGAACTGCAGGAGCCGTTAGAGAATATAATCAACTATTCTGACCGTTTAATAAAAAAAGGGGCATTCGGGGCGGCAGAGGACCAGAAAATTCTTAAAAAGATTGCTTCATCCGCGGAAGGGATGTCCAGTCTTGTTACAGGGCTGCTGGACTATGCTCGACTTTCGCAATACGGCGGGCCGTTTGAGCAGACTGACTTGAATAAAGTTTTAGAGGATACCCAATTGGATTTAAAACTGCTTATAGAACAAAAGAGGGGTGAACTGAAAATTGGACCGCTCCCTGTTCTGGATGCCGTACCCCTGCAGATGCAGCAGTTATTTTATAACCTTGTAGGGAATGCGTTCATATTTTCGAGGGAAGGTGTTCCACCTGTAGTCGAAATACTTTCGCGCCCTTTTCCCAAAAAAGAAATTGAAAAATATCCAACCCTTCTGCCACAGCGTTCCTACCATGAGTTAATAATAAGGGATAACGGCATCGGTTTCAATCAAAAGCAAGGGGAACAACTATTCCTTATTTTCCAACGCCTAGGCCAACACAGTGATTATGCAGGTTCGGGAATAGGCCTTTCCATTGCCAAAAAGATCACCGATAACCACAACGGGGAAATCTTTGCAGTCTCGGAGAAAGAGAAGGGTGCTGCGTTCCATGTGATACTCCCTGCTAACCAAGAGGCTTAG
- a CDS encoding transglutaminase-like domain-containing protein → MKYFRIFSAFLLFTMIACNPSTKQKNKAKSLVARSIPKVVTADIEEGIKANIAKKVVEGDGYFNMTTEGNDLRLQLVRVHTEYLSNLGPQRHFACVDLADISGDVYDVDFFLEGDPGNMTVTETTLHKLNGKPFYTWKQRKDKTWYRMPVQDASPDLLGVIEGEDNFEFHYEVTLPEIKKSAKIWIPVPQTDRFQTVKLVSLEAPTAHRILEEKNNGNSILYMELSPEHSGEKLALVYDVERREKKPYEEAASPTKYLNASLLMPVGDRFQILADSIIGNKRSEGTIMQARALYDYVIDNMRYIKAGKYGTGDAVYACDALTGNCTEFHSLFISLARSAGIPSRFAVGASIPSDRDEGGIDGYHCWAEFYAEGKWWPVDISEGNKYTALATYYFGRHPANRIEFSRGRDLHIEPGPSSGPINFLAYPIMEIGTTPAFPKTFFSFHRKATNLVSLR, encoded by the coding sequence ATGAAATACTTTCGAATTTTTAGTGCCTTTCTGCTTTTTACGATGATTGCTTGCAATCCTAGTACAAAACAAAAAAATAAAGCTAAATCACTAGTAGCACGGAGTATCCCCAAGGTTGTGACCGCCGATATTGAGGAAGGCATCAAAGCTAATATCGCCAAAAAAGTGGTAGAAGGAGACGGCTATTTTAATATGACAACAGAAGGGAATGACCTGCGCCTACAATTGGTACGTGTTCATACCGAATACCTTTCAAATTTGGGCCCCCAACGTCATTTTGCCTGTGTTGACCTGGCTGATATAAGTGGGGATGTCTATGATGTAGATTTTTTCTTGGAGGGAGACCCAGGTAACATGACCGTTACTGAAACCACCTTACACAAGCTTAATGGGAAGCCTTTTTACACCTGGAAACAGCGAAAGGATAAGACCTGGTATAGAATGCCTGTCCAAGATGCGTCACCAGATTTGCTAGGGGTAATTGAAGGAGAGGACAACTTTGAGTTTCATTATGAAGTTACCCTTCCGGAAATAAAAAAATCAGCTAAAATTTGGATTCCTGTTCCCCAGACAGATCGCTTTCAAACAGTTAAACTAGTATCTCTGGAAGCTCCAACAGCGCATAGGATCCTGGAAGAAAAGAACAACGGAAATTCTATTTTATATATGGAGCTTTCTCCGGAACATAGTGGAGAGAAATTAGCACTTGTCTACGATGTGGAAAGGCGTGAAAAAAAACCTTATGAAGAAGCTGCGTCCCCTACTAAATATCTTAATGCCAGCTTACTGATGCCTGTCGGAGATCGATTTCAGATACTGGCAGATTCTATTATTGGCAATAAACGTAGCGAAGGCACTATTATGCAGGCAAGGGCTTTGTATGATTATGTGATCGATAATATGCGTTATATAAAAGCGGGTAAATACGGCACTGGCGATGCTGTTTACGCATGTGATGCCCTTACTGGTAATTGCACTGAGTTTCATTCGCTCTTCATATCCCTGGCTCGATCTGCGGGAATACCATCACGGTTTGCCGTTGGGGCTTCCATCCCATCAGATCGTGACGAAGGAGGGATTGATGGATATCACTGTTGGGCAGAATTTTATGCGGAGGGAAAATGGTGGCCTGTAGATATCAGTGAAGGCAATAAATATACGGCCCTCGCCACCTATTACTTTGGTCGACACCCTGCTAATCGTATCGAATTCAGTCGGGGACGGGATCTACACATAGAACCTGGACCTTCTTCTGGACCCATAAATTTTCTGGCATATCCAATCATGGAAATAGGAACAACCCCAGCATTTCCAAAAACGTTCTTTTCATTTCATAGAAAAGCAACAAATCTAGTAAGCCTACGCTAA
- a CDS encoding DUF4382 domain-containing protein, producing the protein MKFNFFSIVLVAFSTFIIGCSDNNDNKNDFGRLTVNLTDAPFPHDLVAEANVTVFKVEARYKGGLELGAQAIDSNPATMKTEQGNHFVILMEEEVQVNLLDLTNGITKNLVDTEVPAGYYDLIRVYVRGVNVVLTNGTTYDLKVPSGAQSGIKIFIKPGLEVKGGLSADLLLDFDVSSSFVAKGNSEDLNNITGFNFKPVIKASNLSTAGTLMGVISEIKDDAAVGVEGAQVAIFAADTLNTTTFSDVAGSYMIMGLDAGSYTIEVEKEAYLKQTTQEVQINAGNKTVKDFELVLE; encoded by the coding sequence ATGAAATTTAACTTTTTTTCAATTGTACTCGTTGCTTTTAGCACCTTTATTATTGGATGCTCTGATAACAACGATAATAAAAATGATTTTGGACGGCTCACGGTTAATCTAACCGATGCTCCTTTTCCTCATGACCTAGTAGCGGAAGCCAACGTGACTGTTTTTAAGGTCGAAGCCCGTTATAAAGGAGGTTTAGAATTAGGTGCCCAAGCGATCGATAGCAACCCTGCTACCATGAAAACCGAACAGGGAAATCACTTTGTTATACTAATGGAAGAGGAAGTGCAGGTAAATCTTTTGGACCTTACCAATGGTATTACCAAGAATCTTGTAGATACAGAAGTACCCGCAGGATATTATGATTTAATCCGCGTTTATGTGAGAGGGGTCAATGTAGTGCTTACAAACGGGACTACCTACGATCTAAAGGTTCCAAGTGGAGCCCAATCTGGAATAAAAATATTTATTAAACCCGGACTTGAGGTTAAAGGTGGACTTTCAGCGGATCTTTTACTAGATTTTGACGTAAGTAGTTCTTTTGTGGCAAAGGGCAATTCCGAAGACTTAAATAATATTACCGGATTCAACTTTAAACCTGTTATTAAAGCAAGTAATTTATCCACTGCAGGAACGCTTATGGGCGTTATTTCAGAAATTAAGGACGATGCAGCAGTTGGTGTTGAAGGGGCTCAAGTAGCGATTTTTGCTGCCGACACTTTAAATACCACTACTTTTTCCGATGTTGCTGGTAGTTATATGATTATGGGGTTAGATGCAGGCTCCTATACCATAGAAGTTGAAAAAGAAGCCTATTTAAAACAAACTACACAAGAGGTCCAAATAAACGCTGGCAATAAGACGGTTAAAGACTTTGAGTTGGTATTGGAATAA
- a CDS encoding ArsO family NAD(P)H-dependent flavin-containing monooxygenase, with protein MIIYDTIIIGGGQAGLSVAYFLRRSSLEYLILDNQKKPGGAWLETWESLQLFSPTQFSSISGWQMPKSKGEYPTKKEFIDYLNAYQERYDFPVQRNTAVIQVEKESGIFKIVTNRGVFHAKTVVSTTGTAKNPFVPNYPNQSDFEGTQLHSVEYRNPMIFNGKKVLVVGGGNSGAQILSEVSKVAEAKWVTLEPPQFMPEDIDGRYLFNQANSSYLDNNTQNFEEEVSLSDIVQVESVKEGLKRGIYKAVRPFHSFYKHGVIWQNGEKEVFHAVIWCTGFRANLQHLEALNIIEDNRVKTKNTRSLKEPNLWLVGYGKWTGFASATIYGVGKTARATANEIRAHFKTES; from the coding sequence TTGATCATCTATGATACTATCATAATAGGCGGGGGACAAGCGGGACTTTCCGTCGCCTATTTTTTAAGAAGGAGTTCTTTGGAGTATTTAATTTTGGACAATCAAAAAAAGCCAGGAGGGGCTTGGTTGGAGACTTGGGAGAGTTTACAATTATTTTCCCCAACTCAATTTAGCTCTATATCGGGTTGGCAAATGCCGAAAAGTAAAGGAGAATACCCTACAAAAAAAGAATTTATCGACTATCTCAACGCCTATCAAGAGCGTTATGATTTTCCTGTTCAAAGAAATACAGCGGTAATCCAGGTAGAAAAAGAAAGTGGAATTTTTAAAATAGTAACGAATAGGGGTGTTTTTCATGCAAAAACTGTGGTAAGTACTACGGGAACGGCTAAAAATCCTTTTGTCCCCAACTATCCAAATCAAAGTGATTTTGAAGGGACGCAACTACATTCAGTGGAATATAGAAATCCAATGATATTTAATGGAAAGAAAGTACTTGTAGTGGGTGGAGGTAATTCTGGAGCACAAATTTTATCAGAGGTGTCTAAGGTCGCCGAAGCTAAGTGGGTTACGTTAGAACCACCCCAATTTATGCCAGAAGATATAGATGGACGCTATTTATTTAATCAAGCTAATTCTAGTTACCTCGACAATAATACTCAGAACTTTGAGGAAGAAGTTTCATTAAGTGATATTGTTCAGGTGGAAAGCGTAAAAGAGGGATTAAAAAGGGGGATTTATAAAGCTGTAAGACCGTTTCATTCTTTTTATAAACATGGGGTTATCTGGCAAAACGGAGAAAAGGAAGTGTTCCACGCGGTGATCTGGTGCACCGGTTTTAGAGCCAATCTTCAACACTTAGAAGCCTTGAATATTATTGAAGATAACCGCGTTAAGACTAAAAACACTCGTTCCCTAAAAGAACCAAACCTTTGGTTGGTGGGCTATGGCAAGTGGACAGGTTTTGCATCAGCTACCATTTACGGGGTAGGGAAGACTGCGAGAGCAACCGCTAATGAAATACGAGCACATTTTAAAACGGAATCTTAA
- a CDS encoding DEAD/DEAH box helicase, with translation MANNIKNQEDILSKLNILTLNPMQEEAISVIENTTNTIILSPTGTGKTLAFSLPLLKFLNPESIEVQALILVPSRELAIQIEQVIRSMGSGFKVNAVYGGRPMSKDKIEIKHTPAILIGTPGRILDHFESDRFSKASIKTLILDEFDKSLEDGFEEEMKAIISQLPSVNKRILTSATHSVAVPGFVRLDKPTIVNYLKEKTVSKLAIKTVVSPDKNKLKTLLGLVQHIGNEPGIIFCNVRESIDQVSTFLKRNKIGHACFSGGMEQKDRERALIKFRNGTCQVLIATDLAARGIDIPEMKYIIHYELPRHEEEFIHRNGRTARVNSKGTAYVLKWENELLPEFIKNVKGINISKKAPHKPQFWETLFVSGGRKDKISKGDIAGLFFKQGDINKDQLGTIELKQDCAFVAIPLAIADELVEKLNNTKLKNKKVRVTVL, from the coding sequence ATGGCAAATAACATAAAAAATCAAGAGGATATTTTATCAAAATTAAATATCCTTACGCTGAATCCCATGCAAGAGGAGGCTATTTCTGTAATAGAAAACACTACAAATACGATCATATTATCGCCTACGGGAACAGGAAAAACATTGGCTTTTTCTTTACCCTTGTTAAAATTCTTAAACCCCGAATCCATAGAGGTTCAAGCATTAATACTGGTGCCGTCAAGAGAGTTGGCCATACAAATAGAACAGGTCATTCGTTCCATGGGCTCTGGCTTTAAAGTAAATGCGGTTTATGGGGGTAGGCCCATGTCTAAGGACAAAATTGAAATAAAACACACACCTGCTATATTAATTGGGACCCCAGGGAGGATATTGGATCATTTTGAAAGCGATCGCTTTTCAAAAGCAAGTATTAAAACCCTCATTTTGGATGAGTTTGACAAGTCGTTGGAAGATGGTTTTGAAGAGGAAATGAAAGCCATTATAAGTCAGTTACCCAGCGTAAACAAACGTATTTTAACCTCTGCTACCCATTCCGTGGCCGTACCAGGTTTTGTACGATTGGATAAACCGACCATAGTTAATTACTTAAAAGAAAAAACAGTTTCAAAATTAGCTATTAAAACGGTGGTTTCCCCAGATAAGAACAAACTGAAAACCTTGTTGGGTCTGGTACAACATATTGGTAATGAACCTGGAATTATTTTCTGTAATGTAAGGGAGAGTATAGACCAGGTGAGTACTTTTTTGAAGCGGAATAAAATTGGGCATGCCTGTTTTTCCGGTGGCATGGAGCAAAAGGACCGAGAGCGGGCCTTAATTAAATTTAGAAATGGAACTTGCCAAGTATTAATTGCTACAGATTTGGCGGCTAGGGGTATAGATATCCCGGAAATGAAATATATTATCCATTATGAATTGCCACGACATGAAGAGGAGTTTATTCATAGAAACGGGAGAACGGCTAGGGTCAATTCAAAGGGAACAGCTTACGTATTAAAATGGGAAAACGAATTGTTGCCCGAATTTATTAAAAATGTTAAGGGCATCAACATTTCCAAAAAAGCACCCCATAAGCCACAATTCTGGGAAACTTTGTTTGTTTCTGGGGGACGAAAAGATAAAATTTCCAAAGGGGATATTGCAGGTTTATTTTTTAAACAAGGTGATATCAATAAAGATCAATTAGGGACCATTGAGCTTAAACAAGATTGTGCTTTTGTTGCCATTCCTTTGGCTATTGCTGATGAGTTGGTGGAAAAACTGAACAATACCAAATTAAAGAACAAAAAGGTACGTGTAACGGTGTTATAA
- a CDS encoding DEAD/DEAH box helicase gives MLKQFSDFGINEQLQQSLVDLQISVPTDIQEKTIPVVLNRKEDVVVLAKTGTGKTAAFGLPLLQLMDLKNSDVQALILAPTRELGQQIFANLVSFATHSPEISIASVCGGIPIKPQIERLKTATHIVVATPGRLVDLIKRGSINVKNLKYLVLDEADEMVSALKEEVDTIIKEIPKSRRTLLFTATMPGTIKQLVQNYMSKHVVHIEADMETIGHQGIDHQYVVVDPIEKLEVLLHFLSSKEGERGIIFCKTKAAVNKLAKNLAINKISSGAIHGSLTQAIRDRIMGQFREGHIDILVATDLAARGIDVKEISYVVNYHLPDTYDTYVHRSGRTARAGAKGLSLTVLQQEEVHEISDFERELGITFNQVVKADAQSIEENNGLIWAKKIFRTKPNREVSEDFKAKVKTIFHHLTKEELVDKILANYLAQSSTVTAKPEAPKKNKKK, from the coding sequence ATGTTAAAACAGTTTTCAGATTTCGGTATCAATGAACAATTACAGCAAAGTTTAGTCGATTTACAAATTTCTGTTCCTACGGATATTCAAGAAAAAACGATTCCGGTTGTTCTAAATCGAAAAGAAGATGTTGTTGTTTTAGCAAAGACAGGAACTGGAAAAACGGCTGCTTTCGGACTGCCCTTACTGCAATTAATGGATTTAAAAAACTCCGATGTACAGGCGCTAATATTGGCACCTACAAGGGAGCTGGGACAACAGATATTTGCCAATTTGGTGTCTTTTGCAACCCATAGTCCAGAAATATCCATTGCCTCCGTATGTGGTGGTATCCCCATAAAACCGCAAATAGAGCGATTAAAAACGGCAACTCATATCGTAGTTGCTACCCCTGGGCGTTTGGTCGATTTAATTAAACGCGGTTCTATCAACGTTAAAAACCTAAAGTATTTGGTCTTGGATGAGGCCGATGAAATGGTAAGCGCCTTAAAAGAAGAGGTAGATACTATCATAAAAGAAATTCCTAAATCTAGGAGAACCTTATTGTTTACGGCTACCATGCCAGGAACCATTAAGCAATTGGTCCAAAATTATATGTCGAAACATGTGGTGCATATAGAGGCGGACATGGAAACTATTGGTCACCAAGGGATAGACCATCAATATGTGGTTGTGGATCCCATAGAAAAATTAGAGGTATTACTTCATTTTTTGAGTTCCAAAGAAGGTGAGCGCGGAATTATATTTTGTAAAACTAAAGCTGCCGTTAATAAACTGGCAAAAAACCTAGCGATTAACAAGATCTCTTCTGGTGCCATCCACGGTAGTTTGACCCAAGCTATACGTGATCGTATTATGGGGCAATTCAGGGAAGGACATATAGATATTCTAGTGGCTACTGATTTGGCAGCACGTGGTATTGATGTAAAAGAGATCTCCTACGTTGTAAATTATCATTTACCGGACACTTATGACACTTATGTGCATAGAAGTGGACGAACGGCTAGGGCAGGAGCAAAGGGACTTTCTTTAACGGTATTACAACAAGAAGAAGTTCATGAAATTTCTGATTTTGAACGGGAATTGGGAATTACTTTTAATCAGGTTGTAAAAGCGGACGCACAAAGTATTGAAGAGAATAACGGTTTAATTTGGGCCAAGAAAATATTTAGGACCAAACCCAATCGGGAGGTATCTGAAGATTTTAAGGCTAAAGTAAAAACAATTTTTCATCATTTAACAAAAGAGGAGCTAGTAGATAAAATATTGGCAAATTACTTAGCGCAGTCCAGTACAGTAACAGCAAAACCTGAAGCGCCGAAAAAGAATAAAAAGAAATAA
- a CDS encoding NAD(P)-dependent alcohol dehydrogenase: MKTTSVKAYGTEAADADLKQLLISRRLVTAKDVEIDILYCGVCHSDLHFARNDWGFSVYPVVPGHEIVGKVRQVGAAVSNYRKGDIVAVGCLVDSCRKCDNCKNDLEQYCPEWVGTYGGHDKYSGTHTYGGYSESIVVDEDFVLKIPENLDLAGIAPVLCAGITTWSPLRHWKVGKDSKVAVVGLGGLGHMAIKLADALGAHVTLFSRSPDKIKDGLALGADQVIISTDKAQMAKAIGHFDLIIDTVPYKHDINPYINTLNTNGTLVMVGYLGPLDPFLNTVPMIMGRKSVAGSLIGGIAETQELLDFCGKHNITSDIEVINIQNINEAYQRMLKSDVHYRFVIDMKSLKA; the protein is encoded by the coding sequence ATGAAGACAACAAGCGTAAAAGCATACGGTACGGAAGCTGCCGATGCCGATTTAAAGCAATTACTAATTAGTAGGAGGTTGGTGACCGCAAAGGATGTGGAGATCGATATCCTGTATTGTGGAGTATGTCATTCCGATTTACATTTTGCCCGTAACGACTGGGGATTTAGTGTATACCCAGTGGTGCCAGGTCATGAAATTGTAGGTAAGGTAAGACAGGTAGGCGCAGCTGTAAGTAATTATAGAAAGGGCGATATAGTGGCCGTAGGTTGTTTGGTAGATTCGTGTCGAAAATGTGATAATTGCAAAAATGATTTGGAGCAATATTGTCCAGAATGGGTGGGTACCTATGGTGGGCACGATAAATATTCTGGGACACATACCTATGGCGGATATTCAGAAAGTATTGTGGTGGATGAGGATTTTGTACTCAAAATACCCGAAAATCTTGATCTTGCAGGTATCGCTCCAGTCTTATGTGCTGGGATTACCACTTGGTCTCCATTAAGACATTGGAAAGTTGGAAAAGATAGTAAAGTGGCGGTTGTTGGCCTAGGTGGACTGGGCCATATGGCTATAAAACTAGCGGACGCCCTAGGTGCGCACGTCACCTTGTTTTCTAGATCGCCAGATAAAATTAAGGATGGATTGGCTTTGGGGGCAGACCAGGTAATTATATCTACCGATAAAGCGCAAATGGCTAAGGCAATAGGACATTTTGATTTGATCATCGATACTGTCCCCTACAAACATGATATTAATCCGTATATAAACACTTTAAACACCAATGGCACCTTGGTCATGGTGGGCTATTTAGGGCCATTGGATCCATTTCTTAATACCGTGCCTATGATTATGGGTCGTAAATCTGTTGCAGGGTCTTTAATAGGTGGTATTGCGGAAACTCAAGAATTACTAGATTTCTGTGGAAAGCACAATATTACTTCAGATATTGAGGTTATTAATATTCAAAATATTAATGAGGCGTATCAACGCATGCTCAAAAGCGATGTCCATTATCGGTTTGTAATTGATATGAAGTCACTTAAAGCCTAA
- a CDS encoding Hsp20/alpha crystallin family protein, giving the protein MSTLVNVPKSGGLTNRNSNRLSNLPTWSSWIEDIFSGDLPTVFSQNFNAGISLPKVNIKETAEAYFVEMAVPGLKKSDFQIEIDNQLLSIATEMEEENEQKDGNYTRREFGYSSFKRSFTLPETVDDDNIQANYNEGILSLRLPKKEEAKQKPTRTIKIS; this is encoded by the coding sequence ATGAGCACTTTAGTTAATGTTCCTAAAAGTGGCGGTTTGACAAATAGAAATTCAAATAGATTGTCAAACCTTCCAACTTGGTCTTCTTGGATAGAAGATATTTTCAGCGGGGACCTACCTACCGTATTTTCGCAAAATTTTAATGCTGGCATCAGCCTTCCAAAAGTAAATATCAAGGAAACCGCCGAGGCCTATTTTGTTGAAATGGCCGTACCTGGACTTAAAAAATCCGATTTCCAAATCGAGATCGATAATCAGTTGCTTTCTATCGCTACCGAAATGGAGGAGGAAAATGAGCAAAAGGATGGGAATTACACTCGTCGAGAATTTGGGTATTCATCCTTTAAACGAAGCTTTACCTTACCGGAAACCGTAGATGATGATAATATCCAGGCAAACTACAACGAGGGTATTTTAAGCCTCCGGCTTCCCAAGAAGGAAGAGGCAAAACAAAAACCCACAAGGACTATCAAAATTTCTTAA